One segment of Panicum virgatum strain AP13 chromosome 1K, P.virgatum_v5, whole genome shotgun sequence DNA contains the following:
- the LOC120698050 gene encoding uncharacterized protein LOC120698050 isoform X1: MLKFLSKVVVEYCPLDPRKAAAVELLAQCNGRKAKDSNPACSVELRHLPAPPRTEDPKSRPPLPPPRVLVTYLNGAEEAIVAAEGATAQGIRDRILARGRLIDTEQMFRDAREKWPVVIPKEELGMSFPGIKPKKAEDKPQT, translated from the exons ATGCTCAAGTTCCTGTCCAAGGTGGTGGTGGAGTACTGCCCGCTGGACCctcggaaggcggcggcggtggagctcctTGCGCAGTGCAACGGCCGCAAGGCCAAGGACTCCAATCCGgcctgctccgtcgagctccgccacctCCCGGCCCCGCCCCGCACCGAGGACCCCAAGTCGCGGCCgcctctcccgccgccgcgggtccTCGTGACCTACCTCAACGGCGCCGAGGAGGccatcgtcgccgcggagggCGCCACCGCGCAGGGCATCCGGGACCGGATCCTCGCCCGGGGCCGGCTCATCGACACCGAGCAGATGTTCCGCGACGCCCGGGAGAAGTGGCCCGTCGTCATCCCCAAGGAGGAGCTAGGGATGTCGTTCCCTGGCATCAAG CCAAAGAAAGCTGAGGACAAGCCCCAGACCTAA
- the LOC120698050 gene encoding uncharacterized protein LOC120698050 isoform X2: MLKFLSKVVVEYCPLDPRKAAAVELLAQCNSRKAKDSNPACSIELRCLPAPPPTEDPESRPPLPPPRVLVTYLNGAEEAIVAAEGATAQGIRDQILAQGRFIDTEQMFRDAEEKWPILIPEEELGTSFPGIKPKKAEDKPQT; encoded by the exons ATGCTCAAGTTCCTGTCCAAGGTGGTGGTGGAGTACTGCCCGCTGGACCCGCGGAAGGCAGCGGCGGTCGAGCTCCTGGCGCAGTGCAACAGCCGCaaggccaaggactccaacccGGCTTGCTCCATCGAGCTCCGCTgcctccccgccccgccccccaCCGAGGACCCTGAGTCGCGGCCgcctctcccgccgccgcgggtccTCGTGACCTACCTCAACGGCGCCGAGGAGGccatcgtcgccgcggagggCGCCACCGCGCAGGGCATCCGGGACCAGATCCTCGCCCAGGGCCGGTTCATCGACACCGAGCAGATGTTCCGCGACGCCGAGGAGAAGTGGCCCATCCTCATCCCCGAGGAGGAGCTCGGGACGTCGTTCCCTGGCATCAAG CCAAAGAAAGCTGAGGACAAGCCCCAGACCTAA